One segment of Streptomyces bathyalis DNA contains the following:
- the lepB gene encoding signal peptidase I, translating into MDLPGHETRDERLGIPPGPSGGRAERRRAAQRVKRRRRLSVTKEIPILVGVALLIALVLKTFLVQAFVIPSGSMEQTIRIGDRVLVDKLTPWFGTKAERGDVVVFEDPGGWLPASEKKRSDDPVGIKQGKDFLTFIGLLPSDDEQDLIKRVIAVGGDEVKCCNAQGKVTVNGKPIEEPYINPGNKPSEIKFDVRVPVGRVFVMGDHRANSADSRFHLREQGGTVPEGRVQGRAVVIAWPFDHWGKLEASDTFSAVPGAAGGSAAAPPIGGGDNRLTQYPIPAELPLVMGVVGLSRMWNRRQWIVRSDCGGLGGRRSFRIRRERGRGRERHGEQEP; encoded by the coding sequence ATGGATCTGCCCGGCCACGAGACCAGGGACGAGAGACTCGGCATCCCGCCCGGCCCGAGCGGCGGAAGGGCGGAGCGCCGGCGGGCGGCGCAGCGCGTCAAGCGGCGCAGACGCCTGTCCGTCACGAAGGAGATACCGATCCTCGTCGGTGTCGCCCTGCTCATCGCCCTGGTCCTCAAGACGTTCCTGGTCCAGGCGTTCGTGATTCCCTCCGGCTCCATGGAGCAGACGATCCGCATCGGCGACCGCGTCCTGGTCGACAAGCTGACGCCGTGGTTCGGCACGAAGGCCGAGCGCGGTGACGTCGTCGTCTTCGAGGACCCGGGCGGCTGGCTCCCCGCGAGCGAGAAGAAGCGCTCGGACGACCCTGTCGGCATCAAGCAGGGCAAGGACTTCCTGACATTCATCGGCCTGCTTCCGTCCGACGACGAGCAGGACCTGATCAAACGTGTCATCGCCGTCGGCGGCGACGAGGTCAAGTGCTGCAACGCGCAAGGCAAAGTCACCGTGAACGGCAAGCCGATCGAAGAGCCGTACATCAACCCGGGCAACAAGCCCTCGGAGATCAAGTTCGACGTGAGGGTGCCGGTCGGCCGCGTGTTCGTCATGGGGGACCACCGCGCCAACTCCGCCGACTCCCGCTTCCATCTGCGTGAGCAGGGCGGCACCGTTCCCGAGGGACGGGTGCAGGGGCGGGCTGTCGTCATCGCCTGGCCGTTCGACCACTGGGGCAAGTTGGAGGCCTCGGACACGTTCAGCGCGGTTCCCGGCGCCGCGGGGGGATCAGCTGCGGCTCCGCCGATCGGGGGCGGTGACAACCGACTGACTCAATATCCGATCCCTGCGGAACTCCCGCTCGTTATGGGAGTGGTGGGCCTGTCCCGGATGTGGAACAGGCGGCAGTGGATTGTGAGGAGTGATTGTGGGGGACTTGGCGGTCGGCGCTCGTTCCGGATCCGGAGAGAACGAGGGCGAGGGCGAGAGCGGCACGGAGAACAGGAGCCCTGA
- a CDS encoding YifB family Mg chelatase-like AAA ATPase: MGFARTCSVALVGVEGVVVEIQADLEPGVATFTLVGLPDKSLTESRDRVRAAVVNAGEDWPQKKLTVGLSPASVPKSGSGFDLGVACAVLGAAERIDPRSIAGLMMLGELGLDGRVRPVRGVLPAVLAAADAGHRQVVVSEEAVPEASLVPDVTVLGVRSLRQLIALLNDEPVPEEEPPDSLSPDEPGSERSPSALSLPGQGWAAPGATRRAERTLDMADVAGQHTARRALEVAAAGRHHIFFKGPPGAGKTMLAERLPGLLPPLTAQQSLEVTAVHSVAGVLPPGQPLVTRPPYCAPHHSATMASLVGGGSGLPRPGAVSMAHHGVLFLDEAAECSGRVLDAMRQPLESGQVVVARAAGMMRMPARFLLALAANPCPCGRYGMKGGGCECRPASIRRYRARLSGPLMDRVDLRVQVKPLSRSELAGLHGSSESTAAVAERVLAARERAAARYMGTPWSANSDIPGHELRTRWPAEPGALSRAEEDMEHGLLTARGMDRVLRVAWTVADLAGHDRPTAQDVDWALELRTGIRRGMPGSPAAVTASRGQP, from the coding sequence ATGGGGTTCGCCCGCACGTGCTCGGTGGCGCTGGTCGGGGTCGAGGGCGTCGTGGTGGAGATCCAGGCCGACCTGGAGCCGGGGGTGGCGACGTTCACCCTGGTGGGGCTGCCCGACAAGAGCCTCACCGAGAGCCGTGACCGTGTCCGGGCGGCAGTGGTGAACGCCGGCGAGGACTGGCCGCAGAAGAAGCTCACCGTCGGATTGAGCCCCGCCTCTGTGCCCAAGAGCGGCAGCGGATTCGACCTGGGTGTCGCCTGTGCGGTGCTGGGGGCCGCCGAGCGTATCGATCCGCGGAGCATCGCCGGGCTGATGATGCTCGGGGAGCTGGGCCTGGACGGGCGCGTGCGCCCCGTGCGAGGAGTCCTCCCGGCGGTGCTGGCAGCGGCCGACGCGGGACACCGGCAGGTCGTCGTCTCCGAGGAGGCGGTTCCCGAGGCGTCGCTGGTGCCGGACGTGACCGTCCTCGGCGTCCGCAGTCTCCGGCAGCTGATCGCGCTGCTCAACGACGAGCCCGTGCCCGAGGAAGAGCCGCCCGACAGCCTGTCTCCCGACGAGCCGGGCAGCGAACGGAGCCCGTCCGCCCTGTCGTTGCCCGGCCAGGGGTGGGCCGCGCCGGGTGCCACGAGGCGAGCGGAGCGGACGCTGGACATGGCCGACGTCGCCGGCCAGCACACCGCCCGCCGAGCGCTGGAGGTGGCTGCGGCCGGCCGGCATCACATTTTTTTCAAGGGTCCGCCGGGCGCGGGCAAGACGATGTTGGCCGAGCGCCTGCCGGGGCTGCTGCCGCCGCTGACTGCTCAGCAGTCGCTGGAAGTGACCGCGGTCCACTCGGTGGCCGGGGTGCTGCCCCCTGGCCAGCCGCTGGTCACGCGCCCTCCGTACTGCGCCCCTCATCACTCGGCGACGATGGCCTCGCTGGTCGGAGGCGGTTCGGGCCTGCCGAGGCCGGGAGCGGTTTCCATGGCGCACCACGGGGTGCTGTTCCTGGACGAGGCGGCGGAGTGCAGCGGCCGCGTTCTCGACGCGATGCGGCAGCCGCTGGAGTCGGGGCAGGTGGTGGTGGCACGGGCCGCGGGGATGATGCGGATGCCCGCGCGGTTCCTGCTCGCCCTCGCCGCGAACCCCTGCCCGTGCGGTCGTTACGGCATGAAGGGCGGTGGGTGCGAATGCCGTCCCGCGTCCATCAGGCGCTACCGGGCGAGGCTCTCGGGTCCGCTGATGGACCGGGTCGACCTCAGGGTTCAGGTCAAGCCGCTCTCCCGTTCCGAACTGGCGGGCCTCCACGGTAGTTCGGAGAGCACCGCGGCGGTCGCCGAGCGTGTACTGGCCGCGCGTGAGCGTGCCGCCGCGCGCTACATGGGGACACCGTGGTCGGCCAACAGCGATATCCCCGGGCATGAGCTGCGTACGCGCTGGCCGGCCGAGCCCGGAGCGCTGAGCAGGGCGGAGGAGGACATGGAGCACGGGCTGCTCACAGCCCGGGGGATGGACAGGGTGCTCCGCGTCGCCTGGACGGTCGCCGATCTCGCAGGCCATGACCGCCCGACGGCCCAGGACGTCGACTGGGCTCTCGAACTCCGTACGGGTATCAGACGAGGCATGCCGGGTTCTCCTGCGGCGGTCACCGCGTCCCGGGGGCAGCCGTGA
- the lepB gene encoding signal peptidase I, which translates to MSKAERTGTSRGRAGQTLSGLAVAVGCVLFLGAFVLGALLYQPYTVPTESMDPTVKAGDRVLAERIDGEEVRRGDVIVFQDSVWGSVPMVKRVVGTGGDKVACCDKQGRLSVNGKTLQEPYLKSTGPDSQPPFKATKVPGGKLFLLGDHRMDSVDSRVHLEDGDHGAVPRSAVKARVDAVAWPVSGLGMLARPGGFSALPGGTSDPGPLEPLIIAVVAGAALILGGAAYGPIARRAGRGTRD; encoded by the coding sequence ATGAGCAAGGCTGAACGTACTGGAACAAGTCGCGGCCGCGCCGGACAAACGCTCTCGGGGCTCGCCGTGGCGGTCGGGTGCGTGCTCTTTCTTGGCGCCTTCGTCCTGGGCGCCCTCCTGTACCAGCCGTACACGGTGCCGACGGAGTCCATGGATCCCACGGTCAAGGCCGGCGACCGCGTGCTCGCGGAGCGGATAGACGGCGAGGAGGTCCGCCGCGGCGACGTCATCGTCTTCCAGGACTCCGTGTGGGGCTCCGTCCCGATGGTCAAGCGGGTCGTGGGCACGGGCGGTGACAAGGTCGCGTGCTGCGACAAGCAGGGTCGGCTCTCGGTCAACGGGAAGACTCTTCAGGAGCCGTATCTGAAGAGCACGGGTCCCGACTCCCAGCCCCCGTTCAAGGCGACGAAGGTGCCCGGGGGCAAGCTCTTCCTGCTCGGTGATCACCGTATGGATTCGGTCGACTCCCGGGTCCACCTCGAGGACGGCGACCACGGCGCGGTGCCGCGCTCCGCCGTGAAGGCGCGGGTGGACGCCGTCGCGTGGCCCGTGAGCGGTCTGGGGATGCTCGCGCGGCCCGGAGGCTTCTCGGCCCTGCCGGGCGGGACGTCCGACCCGGGTCCGCTGGAGCCGCTGATCATCGCCGTTGTTGCCGGTGCAGCCCTGATCCTGGGCGGCGCGGCGTACGGCCCGATCGCGCGGCGGGCCGGACGGGGCACTCGCGACTGA
- a CDS encoding PRD domain-containing protein translates to MEEKLALRIQLFRETGQVRAEVADFVEGELKGLARAGLPVSEETAGMLTSHLMMALNRLLNGESLDDPAAGEQMAAELADRPDAVGLAQQIAARAERDLGTAALPESETGYLAMHLAVLAARNPAAAVRESVRDAASAEQNGGRP, encoded by the coding sequence CTGGAGGAGAAACTCGCTCTCCGGATCCAGTTGTTCCGGGAGACCGGTCAAGTACGCGCGGAAGTGGCCGACTTCGTCGAAGGCGAGCTGAAGGGCCTGGCCCGCGCGGGACTCCCCGTCTCCGAGGAGACCGCCGGCATGCTCACAAGCCATCTGATGATGGCCCTGAACCGGCTGCTGAACGGCGAGTCCCTCGACGACCCCGCCGCCGGAGAACAGATGGCCGCCGAACTGGCCGACAGGCCCGACGCCGTAGGCCTGGCACAGCAGATCGCCGCACGGGCCGAACGCGACCTCGGCACTGCGGCGCTCCCCGAATCCGAGACGGGCTACCTGGCCATGCACCTGGCCGTCCTGGCGGCCCGGAACCCGGCGGCGGCCGTGCGCGAGAGCGTGCGGGACGCCGCGTCCGCAGAGCAGAACGGAGGCCGGCCATGA
- a CDS encoding YraN family protein produces MSARKALGRYGEDVAARRLRQAGMAVLERNWRCAEGELDIVARDRDTLVICEVKTRRAGRGGTFEHPMSAVTPAKSARLRRLASRWLTECWLTRYGQPPRGGVRIDLIGVLLPDRGGPLVQHARGVA; encoded by the coding sequence ATGAGCGCCCGAAAAGCCCTCGGTCGGTACGGGGAGGATGTCGCGGCCCGAAGGCTGCGTCAGGCGGGAATGGCGGTGCTGGAGCGCAACTGGCGCTGCGCCGAGGGAGAGCTCGACATCGTTGCTCGGGACAGGGACACGCTGGTGATCTGCGAGGTCAAGACCCGGCGTGCGGGGCGGGGCGGGACGTTCGAGCATCCGATGTCCGCGGTCACACCGGCGAAATCGGCACGGCTGCGGAGGCTGGCCTCGCGCTGGCTGACCGAATGCTGGCTGACGCGGTACGGGCAGCCGCCCCGTGGCGGCGTGCGGATCGACCTCATCGGGGTGCTGCTGCCGGACCGGGGCGGGCCCCTGGTGCAGCACGCACGGGGGGTGGCCTGA
- the yhfZ gene encoding GntR family transcriptional regulator YhfZ has translation MISGADERFLTRNGMAARQLAALLLNHEADTRLPRLRDFAGELKVGNGTVQAGLQLLEEAGAVETRARGHLGTFLVHADRAILWRLAGLGTLLAAMPLPYSHRYEGLATGLRAAFEQAGAPFAITFMRGASTRLGALLEGKADLVVLSRFAADRIAEDHPVELVADLGPGTYVGSHGLLLRRGTALGTKGLRVAVDSSSEDLRMLAARAFARREDIEWVESSYMQLRELFAQGRVDATVWNLDEVRDHLGPDVEVLPLDEEITSELASRNSSAALIGRTGESSALDAVRASLDFGMVTDVQGEVLRGERVPLY, from the coding sequence ATGATCAGTGGCGCCGACGAGCGCTTCCTCACCCGCAACGGCATGGCAGCACGTCAGCTGGCCGCACTGCTGCTGAATCACGAAGCGGACACACGTCTTCCACGTCTGCGTGACTTCGCCGGCGAATTGAAGGTGGGGAACGGGACGGTACAGGCGGGGCTGCAACTCCTGGAGGAGGCCGGGGCCGTCGAGACCAGGGCCCGCGGTCACCTCGGCACGTTCCTCGTGCACGCCGACCGGGCCATACTGTGGCGGCTCGCAGGCCTCGGCACACTCCTCGCGGCGATGCCCCTGCCGTACTCCCACCGGTACGAGGGCCTGGCCACCGGGCTCAGGGCCGCCTTCGAGCAGGCCGGAGCCCCGTTCGCCATCACCTTCATGCGGGGCGCCTCCACGCGGCTCGGCGCACTTCTGGAGGGCAAGGCCGATCTCGTCGTGCTCTCGCGCTTCGCCGCCGACCGGATCGCCGAGGACCATCCGGTCGAGCTGGTCGCCGACCTGGGGCCGGGCACGTACGTGGGATCCCACGGACTTCTGCTGCGTCGCGGGACCGCGCTGGGGACGAAGGGGCTGCGCGTCGCCGTCGACTCCTCCTCCGAGGACCTGCGGATGCTGGCGGCAAGGGCGTTCGCCCGGCGTGAGGACATCGAGTGGGTGGAGTCCTCGTACATGCAGCTGCGGGAGCTCTTCGCGCAGGGCCGGGTCGACGCCACCGTGTGGAATCTCGACGAGGTCCGCGACCACCTGGGCCCGGACGTCGAAGTCCTGCCGCTGGACGAGGAGATCACCAGCGAGCTCGCGTCGCGGAACTCCAGCGCCGCGCTGATCGGGCGGACCGGGGAATCGTCCGCACTCGACGCCGTGCGGGCCTCGCTGGACTTCGGGATGGTGACCGACGTGCAGGGAGAGGTCCTGCGGGGCGAACGCGTGCCGTTGTACTGA
- the rplS gene encoding 50S ribosomal protein L19: MSQLLENLDAASLRDNVPAFRPGDTVNVHVRVIEGNRSRVQQFKGVVIRRQGGGVRETFTVRKVSFGVGVERTFPVHTPIVEKIEVVTRGDVRRAKLYYLRELRGKAAKIKEKREN, translated from the coding sequence ATGTCTCAGCTTCTCGAAAACCTCGACGCGGCTTCGCTGCGTGACAACGTGCCGGCCTTCCGCCCCGGCGACACGGTCAACGTGCACGTGCGCGTGATCGAGGGCAACCGCTCACGTGTCCAGCAGTTCAAGGGCGTCGTCATCCGCCGCCAGGGTGGCGGTGTGCGGGAGACCTTCACCGTCCGCAAGGTCAGCTTCGGCGTCGGCGTCGAGCGCACCTTCCCGGTGCACACCCCGATCGTCGAGAAGATCGAGGTCGTCACCCGCGGTGACGTGCGGCGCGCCAAGCTCTACTACCTGCGCGAGCTCCGCGGCAAGGCCGCCAAGATCAAGGAGAAGCGCGAGAACTGA
- the lepB gene encoding signal peptidase I, protein MAVGARSGSGENEGEGESGTENRSPEASTTVSASGPEAHSAARDAPPTAERGSDISVSTGAEDGTTSDHTSGAQGRQQRSFFKELPILVGIALILALLIKTFLVQAFSIPSNSMQNTLQVGDRVLVDKLTPWFGSEPERGEVVVFHDPGGWLNEAPVPQPSGVGGAIQTVLSAIGLMPSADEQDLIKRVIAVGGDRVECKRGGPVEINGKALEESYLFPGNTPCDDKPFGPVEVPVGKMWVMGDHRQDSLDSRFHRSVDNGMIPTDRVVGRAIVVAWPITHWSPLPVPDTFDQKGLASKVAEGVPAAAGLAGAVPLVLWRRRRRAARAAAEPSVNG, encoded by the coding sequence TTGGCGGTCGGCGCTCGTTCCGGATCCGGAGAGAACGAGGGCGAGGGCGAGAGCGGCACGGAGAACAGGAGCCCTGAGGCATCCACTACCGTGTCCGCTTCCGGACCCGAAGCACACAGCGCGGCGCGGGATGCGCCGCCGACCGCAGAGAGAGGCAGTGACATCAGCGTGAGCACGGGTGCGGAAGACGGCACCACAAGTGATCACACGTCGGGCGCGCAAGGCAGGCAACAGCGGTCATTCTTCAAGGAGTTGCCGATCCTCGTCGGCATCGCTCTGATCCTTGCCCTGCTGATCAAGACGTTCCTCGTCCAGGCGTTCTCCATCCCGTCCAACTCGATGCAGAACACGCTGCAGGTCGGGGACAGGGTGCTGGTCGACAAGCTCACACCCTGGTTCGGATCGGAACCGGAACGGGGAGAGGTCGTCGTCTTCCACGACCCGGGCGGCTGGCTGAACGAGGCACCGGTGCCGCAGCCGAGCGGTGTGGGCGGTGCCATCCAGACCGTGCTCAGCGCCATCGGCCTCATGCCGTCCGCGGACGAGCAGGACCTCATCAAGCGCGTCATCGCCGTCGGCGGCGACAGGGTCGAGTGCAAGCGCGGCGGCCCCGTCGAGATCAACGGCAAGGCGCTCGAAGAGTCGTATCTCTTCCCCGGCAACACCCCGTGCGACGACAAGCCCTTCGGCCCCGTCGAGGTGCCCGTGGGGAAGATGTGGGTGATGGGCGACCACCGTCAGGACTCCCTCGACTCGCGTTTCCACCGCTCGGTGGACAACGGCATGATCCCCACGGACCGGGTCGTCGGACGCGCCATCGTGGTGGCCTGGCCGATCACGCACTGGTCGCCGCTGCCGGTGCCCGACACCTTCGATCAGAAGGGTCTCGCGTCGAAGGTCGCGGAGGGAGTGCCCGCGGCCGCAGGCCTCGCCGGTGCGGTACCGCTCGTCCTGTGGCGGCGCAGGAGGCGTGCGGCGCGTGCGGCGGCCGAGCCTTCCGTCAACGGCTGA
- a CDS encoding DUF2469 domain-containing protein — MSAEDLEKYETEMELKLYREYRDVVGLFKYVIETDRRFYLTNDYEMQVHSVQGEVFFEVSMADAWVWDMYRPARFVKQVRVLTFKDVNIEELNKSELDLPENSGFKG; from the coding sequence ATGAGCGCCGAGGACCTCGAGAAGTACGAGACCGAGATGGAGCTGAAGCTCTACCGGGAGTACAGGGACGTCGTCGGTCTTTTCAAGTACGTGATCGAGACCGACCGGCGCTTCTACCTCACCAACGATTACGAGATGCAAGTGCACTCCGTGCAGGGTGAGGTCTTCTTCGAGGTCTCCATGGCCGATGCGTGGGTGTGGGACATGTACCGTCCCGCCCGGTTCGTCAAGCAGGTGCGGGTCCTGACCTTCAAGGACGTGAACATCGAGGAGCTGAACAAGAGCGAGCTCGATCTGCCCGAGAACTCCGGCTTCAAGGGCTGA
- a CDS encoding DUF2620 domain-containing protein, translating to MTKILTGGVGKVQVADALGDLGLGDLEVTVSSDMDAAMKLRAGQADYYLGTCHTGAGASLGVLLGVLGSGTCHTFGRGIPTDAEVTALLEDGKKVFGFGMDQISETAPVIARAIAAHTR from the coding sequence ATGACGAAGATCCTCACCGGAGGGGTCGGCAAGGTCCAAGTCGCCGACGCCCTGGGAGACCTGGGCCTCGGCGACCTGGAGGTCACCGTCTCCAGCGACATGGATGCGGCGATGAAGCTGCGCGCCGGGCAGGCCGACTACTACCTCGGCACCTGCCACACCGGTGCGGGAGCCTCCCTCGGGGTGCTGCTCGGCGTGCTGGGCAGCGGCACGTGCCACACCTTCGGGCGCGGCATCCCCACCGACGCGGAGGTGACCGCGCTGCTCGAGGACGGAAAGAAGGTCTTCGGCTTCGGCATGGACCAGATCTCCGAGACCGCACCCGTCATCGCGCGGGCCATCGCCGCGCACACCCGCTGA
- the rpsP gene encoding 30S ribosomal protein S16, with translation MAVKIKLKRLGKIRSPHYRIIVADSRTRRDGRAIEEIGLYHPVQNPSRIEVDSERVQYWLGVGAQPTEPVAAILKVTGDWQKFKGLPAPEPMKVAEPKADKKALFEAAAKESADEPKGEAITKKAKKADKKADEADKAESSTESTGA, from the coding sequence GTGGCAGTCAAGATCAAGCTGAAGCGACTGGGCAAGATCCGCTCGCCGCACTACCGCATCATCGTCGCCGACTCCCGCACGCGCCGTGACGGCCGCGCCATCGAGGAGATCGGCCTGTACCACCCGGTGCAGAACCCGTCGCGCATCGAGGTCGACTCGGAGCGCGTCCAGTACTGGCTGGGTGTCGGCGCACAGCCGACCGAGCCCGTCGCGGCAATCCTCAAGGTCACCGGTGACTGGCAGAAGTTCAAGGGTCTGCCCGCCCCCGAGCCGATGAAGGTCGCCGAGCCGAAGGCCGACAAGAAGGCCCTCTTCGAGGCTGCGGCCAAGGAGTCGGCGGACGAGCCCAAGGGCGAAGCGATCACCAAGAAGGCCAAGAAGGCCGACAAGAAGGCAGACGAGGCTGACAAGGCCGAGTCCTCCACTGAGTCGACCGGGGCCTGA
- a CDS encoding RNA-binding protein, with protein MLEEALEHLVKGIVDNPDEVQVEARTLRRGRVLEVRVHPDDLGKVIGRSGRTARALRTVVSALGGRGVRVDLVDVDQVR; from the coding sequence ATGCTCGAGGAGGCCCTCGAGCACTTGGTGAAGGGCATCGTCGACAATCCGGACGAGGTGCAGGTCGAAGCCCGCACCTTGCGCCGTGGGCGCGTGCTCGAGGTCCGGGTTCACCCCGACGACCTCGGCAAGGTGATCGGCCGCAGTGGCCGCACCGCGCGTGCTCTGCGTACGGTCGTGAGCGCCCTCGGCGGCCGTGGTGTCCGCGTCGACCTCGTCGATGTGGACCAGGTGCGCTGA
- the lepB gene encoding signal peptidase I codes for MDTETQQDDAERDRSSGPDGHERRGWSRSARLCAVAASLLSALLLVSAFVVQPFLIPSASMTPTLAVGDRILVDKLAYRIGNSPSRGDVVVFDGRGSFMDEEETDGNPVAGLLREAGAAVGLVRPPETDYVKRVIGVGGDRVRCCDERGRIEVNGVPLDEGYLHDGDDPSAVPFDIEVPQGRLWVMGDHRSDSSDSRDHLGDAGGGTVPVERVIGRADGIAWPMERWGAVHSRGGGAHE; via the coding sequence ATGGACACCGAGACGCAGCAGGACGACGCGGAGCGGGACCGCTCCTCCGGCCCTGACGGGCACGAGCGGAGGGGCTGGTCACGCTCCGCTCGCTTGTGCGCAGTCGCTGCGTCCCTGCTCAGCGCGCTCTTGCTGGTCAGCGCTTTCGTGGTGCAGCCTTTTTTGATCCCTTCTGCATCAATGACCCCCACGCTGGCGGTCGGTGACCGGATACTGGTGGACAAGCTTGCCTATCGGATCGGCAACTCTCCGAGCCGCGGGGACGTTGTGGTCTTTGACGGCAGGGGTTCGTTCATGGACGAGGAGGAGACGGACGGGAATCCGGTGGCCGGTCTGTTGCGAGAGGCCGGCGCTGCGGTCGGTCTGGTGAGGCCGCCCGAGACGGACTACGTCAAGCGTGTGATCGGCGTCGGCGGGGATCGGGTCCGGTGCTGCGATGAGCGCGGAAGGATCGAGGTGAACGGTGTTCCGCTGGACGAGGGCTACCTGCATGACGGTGACGACCCGTCAGCCGTGCCGTTCGATATCGAAGTCCCGCAAGGGCGGTTGTGGGTGATGGGGGATCACCGCTCCGACTCCAGCGACTCGCGGGACCACCTCGGTGACGCGGGCGGTGGCACCGTTCCCGTGGAGCGGGTGATCGGGCGGGCCGACGGCATCGCATGGCCGATGGAACGCTGGGGAGCGGTCCACAGCAGAGGGGGAGGTGCCCATGAGTGA
- the rimM gene encoding ribosome maturation factor RimM (Essential for efficient processing of 16S rRNA) produces the protein MQLVVARIGRAHGIKGEVTVEVRTDEPESRLAPGAVLATDPPRPQPLTIERGRVHSGRLLLRFEGVQDRSAAEALRNTLLIAEVDPDEQPEDPDEFYDHQLIDLDVVTRDGASVGRIEEVAHPPGQDLLVVKREDGSEALIPFVTEIVPEVDLEAQRVVIEPPPGLLEEPGPREKEQRETEDGGR, from the coding sequence GTGCAGCTAGTCGTCGCACGCATCGGCCGCGCCCACGGCATCAAGGGCGAGGTCACCGTCGAAGTGCGCACGGACGAACCGGAGTCGAGGCTCGCTCCGGGCGCCGTGCTCGCCACCGACCCGCCCCGACCGCAGCCGCTGACCATCGAGCGCGGGCGTGTGCACAGCGGCCGGCTGCTGCTGCGGTTCGAAGGGGTCCAGGACCGCAGCGCGGCGGAGGCCCTGCGCAACACGCTGCTCATCGCCGAGGTCGATCCCGACGAACAGCCTGAGGACCCGGACGAGTTCTACGACCACCAGCTCATCGACCTCGACGTGGTCACCCGCGACGGTGCCTCCGTGGGCCGGATCGAAGAGGTCGCGCACCCGCCCGGCCAGGACCTTCTCGTGGTCAAGCGGGAGGACGGCAGCGAGGCACTCATCCCGTTCGTCACCGAGATCGTCCCCGAGGTGGACCTCGAGGCGCAGCGGGTCGTCATCGAGCCGCCGCCGGGGCTGCTGGAGGAGCCTGGCCCACGCGAGAAGGAGCAGCGCGAGACGGAGGACGGCGGACGGTGA
- the trmD gene encoding tRNA (guanosine(37)-N1)-methyltransferase TrmD, which produces MRIDVVTIFPEYLEPLNVSLVGKARARGLLDVHVHDLRNWTHDRHHTVDDTPYGGGPGMVMKPEPWGEALDEIIGAAEPPPVLVVPTPSGRRFDQKLAVELSAAPWLVFTPARYEGIDRRVIDEYASRLDVREVSVGDYVLAGGEAPVLVMVEAVARLLPGVLGNAESHQDDSFAAGPMAQLLEGPVYTKPPEWRDRGIPDVLLSGHHGRIARWRRDQALARTAANRPDLIARCDPASLDKHDRAELERLGWSEGPDGRFWPTGQHVEE; this is translated from the coding sequence GTGAGGATCGACGTCGTCACCATCTTCCCGGAGTACCTGGAGCCGCTGAACGTCTCGCTCGTCGGCAAGGCCCGTGCCCGCGGCCTGCTCGACGTCCACGTGCACGACCTGCGCAACTGGACGCACGACAGACACCACACCGTCGACGACACCCCGTACGGCGGCGGCCCCGGCATGGTCATGAAGCCGGAGCCGTGGGGCGAGGCGCTCGACGAGATCATCGGCGCGGCCGAGCCGCCACCCGTGCTCGTCGTGCCCACGCCCAGCGGCCGCCGCTTCGACCAGAAACTCGCCGTGGAGCTGTCCGCAGCCCCGTGGCTCGTCTTCACACCCGCCCGCTACGAGGGCATCGACCGCCGTGTGATCGACGAGTACGCCTCACGGCTGGACGTGCGCGAGGTCTCGGTCGGCGACTACGTCCTGGCCGGCGGCGAGGCGCCCGTCCTGGTCATGGTGGAGGCCGTCGCCCGCCTGCTGCCGGGTGTTCTCGGCAACGCCGAGTCCCACCAGGACGATTCCTTCGCGGCAGGGCCGATGGCCCAACTGCTGGAGGGCCCCGTCTACACGAAGCCCCCGGAGTGGCGGGACCGTGGCATCCCGGACGTGCTGCTCAGCGGCCACCACGGCCGGATCGCCCGCTGGCGCAGGGACCAGGCGCTGGCCCGCACGGCCGCGAACCGGCCCGATCTCATCGCCCGCTGCGACCCGGCCTCGCTCGACAAGCACGACCGCGCGGAGCTGGAACGGCTGGGCTGGAGCGAGGGCCCGGACGGCCGATTTTGGCCGACCGGGCAGCACGTGGAAGAATAG